In the genome of Carya illinoinensis cultivar Pawnee chromosome 13, C.illinoinensisPawnee_v1, whole genome shotgun sequence, the window GCATATCAATAGTAGTAGCtgtaattgaaaattttaagatatAAAAGGGAGAAGAGAACGGGTATCCATCTTCTTATTTGCTTGCATGATCAAAAGAGGGTGAAAGAATAATGTATTGTCTAAATTGTTAATTGGTGAGAGTTGGAAGGAAAGAGCAGAACAACTAATTAAACCTGGTATCCTCCCTCTTCAAGTTCCTCCAACATGAAGGAATTGAAAAAGGGGCTTTGAGGGGGTATGATATGCCTCCAAATCCCCTCAAATCTTCTCTGCCTCCCAATCCTCTTCCATCCAAACATACCCTCAGTGTTAAATAGTACTCGATTTGGTCATGCAGTGAGGGCCTCCATGTTAAACATTTTTAGCATCGAATATTTGCACCTGAAACAAACTTGTTCCAGGTGTTAGAAACCACCCCTCACACATGCAGCGTTTGCCTCTTTTGTGTACTTCATTGTATGTTAAATTATTGTATCTTTGTTAAGAAGTTCAACAACATTAAGTGGCTAGGGTTAAGCTTTTCTTCCTGTTGTATCTTTTATGAATTCCTATACCTATGACATATGATATGGTTTCATAATCAAAAGCTTCATGATCTGCAATGTTATGTATGAGTTTATCTGAAGATACACTTAATGTGTTGTTAAAACTCTTTATTTCTGCAGACCGTTCACAACAtgatagaggaagttcaactcTTTATCAGATTGatccttttttttccctttgtatCTGCAAACATTATAGCAGCAGATGCTGATGGCAAGACACGATTCTGCCCCGTCAAGTGACTAATGGAATTGAAGTCACTCATTTAATCATGCCTTTTATACTTGGAAACCCAATCGGTTAATAAGCATCAGACTCTTCTAGTCCTTTTTTTAATCAAGCTTCATTTACTAATCTGATTGTTCACTAATTTGTTAATTGAAAATAAAGGCAACTGTTTATAACATCCTTTGAAGTATGAATTTTTTGCAAAATAGTTTTAGACAGTTCTAATCTTTTACTGGGTTGCTGCTGCTGTGTTTGATTTATGCTCAATGCAGTGATAAATCTATCACATGGGTATTATTTGATACTATCATTGTAACCAAATCGTccttctgtttttttattttctgttatcCTTGAAGGTGATTGTAGAGAAGGCTGAGAGAAGTGATATCCCCTACATCGACAAGAAAAAGTGAGCCCAGTTCCATGTCCTAATACTTTATCTCTCTTGTTCCTTTGTCTTTTCAAGATGATTAACCGTCAATGATAAATGAGTTACCCCTAGTTTAAATGCTTCTTTATGTGTATGTGAGTTGGTCCCTGTTTTCTCTTCTAGAAAACTGCAAGAAACTAAAGAACCCATGACTTGTCTTGGCTTCTAAAATGAACTGGTCTTAGCTACGTGTTGCTGGCCTTCCCTATTCCAGTTCTATGTTTGAGCTTCAAATAGAGATAAAATCAAGTATTGGAATAGAAAATGAGGACACAGTACCTAGGAGACCAAATTTGTGGTTGCAAGTGGTGACAATTTTTATGTTTCAATGACGATTACAAAATTGCAGATACCTTGTCCCAGCTGACCTGACAGTGGGCCAATTTGTCTATGTAATTCGGAAAAGAATTAAACTGAGTGCAGAAAAGACAATCTTTATATTCGTGAACAATGTCCTTCCACCAACAGGTAACTGCAGTTCAATTTCATGAGTTCCGTGCACCCCCGTGATGCTAggttttaatttcctttctatCGCTGATTGATTCAATGTTACTCCTAATCAGTTCATAACTGAAGTGGAAAGATCACGAAGATAGTGGTTTGAAATGGTATAAACCGTTTAATTATTCAAGATCAATAAGTACTGATTGTGATTAAACATTTGCAGGAACTATAATGTCCACCATTTATGATCAAAAGAAGGATGAAGATGGATTTCTTTATGTTACTTACAGTGGGGAAAACACATTTGGGTAGAGATAAGATTGTAAAGCCTGATTTTCTCTTTCGCCGGTTTCCTATCCAGAATTTTCTGGCATCACAAAACTGGCATCGTGCCAACTGGATGTACTTGTTCTGTGTCTATCTGTACGGTTCTACTTTGTACATAACATAACAACAAATTGTTTATTGATGTTCCTGGGACGTAAGATATCACAAGGGTTCTTCAGCGCCCTTGGGCAAAAGTGATTCTGAACTACATAGAAACTGAACTGACTGCACTCATCTttgttccttttctttctctttttttgataagtaagaaatttattaaaaccATGTAATTAGGCATAATCCAAGTATacaagaataaagaaaaaacacctaattacaagctaaagCTGAAAAACAGCTCGAAAGTTATTGGAACTAAACCCATCCATTAAAATAACCGAAGCCCAAAGCAACaaagtatgaaaaaagaaagcctTATTCCCATCCGACCATTCCTCTCATTCtaaatacaccacataagatagaggaatcatcttccaaacatcTGCTATTTGATGATTTTCTTGAATCCCTCTCCAATTGGCCAAAAGGTTCCCCACACTCTtatcacccaagcaatgccaaGCTTGAcaaaaatctcatcccacaaaactCTCGACACATCACAATCAAGAAGAGGTGATTTGCCGATTCTCAACACCTTTTGCACATAA includes:
- the LOC122292693 gene encoding autophagy-related protein 8f isoform X2 translates to MAKSVFRREHDLEQRRAEAARIRKKYADRIPVIVEKAERSDIPYIDKKKYLVPADLTVGQFVYVIRKRIKLSAEKTIFIFVNNVLPPTGTIMSTIYDQKKDEDGFLYVTYSGENTFG
- the LOC122292693 gene encoding autophagy-related protein 8f isoform X1, with product MAKSVFRREHDLAQFHSSMVALFAEQRRAEAARIRKKYADRIPVIVEKAERSDIPYIDKKKYLVPADLTVGQFVYVIRKRIKLSAEKTIFIFVNNVLPPTGTIMSTIYDQKKDEDGFLYVTYSGENTFG
- the LOC122292693 gene encoding autophagy-related protein 8f isoform X3, whose protein sequence is MTWRRAEAARIRKKYADRIPVIVEKAERSDIPYIDKKKYLVPADLTVGQFVYVIRKRIKLSAEKTIFIFVNNVLPPTGTIMSTIYDQKKDEDGFLYVTYSGENTFG